One genomic region from Paracoccus pantotrophus encodes:
- the leuC gene encoding 3-isopropylmalate dehydratase large subunit has product MTGNTNAGAPRTLYDKIFDAHVVERSEDGTCILYIDRHLVHEVTSPQAFEGLRMAGRKVRRPDQTIAVPDHNVPTTADRVDGIENPEGRIQVAELDKNAREFGLNYYPMNDIRQGIVHIVGPEQGWTLPGMTVVCGDSHTATHGAFGALAHGIGTSEVEHVLATQTLIQKKSKNMKVEITGKLRPGVTAKDITLAVIGKTGTAGGTGYVIEYCGEAIRELSMEGRMTVCNMAIEGGARAGLIAPDEKTFDYCKGRPHAPKGAAWEAAVSWWKTLFSDEGAHWDKVVTIRGEDIAPVVTWGTSPEDVLPITGTVPAPEDFEGGKVEAARRSLDYMGLKPGTPLNQIKIDAVFIGSCTNGRIEDLRAAAGILKGHRLAPGVRGMVVPGSGLVRMQAEEEGLDKIFIDAGFEWRLAGCSMCLGMNPDQLAPGERCAATSNRNFEGRMGRGGRTHLMSPVMAAAAGIKGHLTDVRELLAETV; this is encoded by the coding sequence CTGGTGCATGAGGTGACCTCGCCCCAGGCCTTCGAAGGGCTGCGCATGGCCGGGCGCAAGGTGCGCCGCCCCGACCAGACCATCGCCGTGCCGGACCACAACGTGCCGACCACCGCCGACCGCGTGGACGGGATCGAGAACCCCGAGGGTCGCATCCAGGTCGCCGAACTGGACAAGAACGCCCGCGAATTCGGGCTGAACTATTATCCGATGAACGACATCCGCCAGGGCATCGTGCATATCGTCGGGCCGGAACAGGGCTGGACCCTGCCCGGCATGACGGTGGTCTGCGGCGACAGCCATACTGCGACCCACGGCGCCTTCGGCGCGCTGGCGCATGGCATCGGCACCTCGGAAGTGGAACACGTCCTGGCCACCCAGACGCTGATCCAGAAGAAATCCAAGAACATGAAGGTGGAAATCACCGGCAAGCTCCGTCCCGGCGTCACCGCCAAGGACATCACGCTGGCGGTGATCGGCAAGACCGGCACCGCGGGCGGCACGGGCTATGTCATCGAATATTGCGGCGAGGCGATCCGCGAGTTGTCGATGGAAGGCCGCATGACCGTCTGCAACATGGCCATCGAGGGTGGCGCCCGCGCCGGCCTGATCGCCCCGGACGAAAAGACCTTCGACTATTGCAAGGGCCGCCCGCACGCCCCGAAAGGCGCCGCCTGGGAGGCCGCGGTCAGCTGGTGGAAGACGCTGTTCAGCGACGAAGGCGCGCATTGGGACAAGGTCGTCACCATACGCGGCGAGGACATCGCCCCGGTCGTGACCTGGGGCACCTCGCCCGAGGACGTGCTGCCAATCACCGGCACGGTCCCCGCCCCCGAGGATTTCGAGGGCGGCAAGGTCGAGGCCGCGCGCCGCAGCCTCGACTACATGGGCCTGAAGCCGGGCACGCCGCTGAACCAGATCAAGATCGACGCGGTCTTCATCGGTTCCTGCACCAATGGCCGGATCGAGGACCTGCGCGCCGCCGCCGGCATCCTCAAGGGCCACAGGCTGGCGCCGGGCGTGCGCGGCATGGTCGTGCCGGGCTCGGGCCTGGTCAGGATGCAGGCCGAGGAGGAGGGTCTGGACAAGATCTTCATCGACGCCGGCTTCGAATGGCGGCTGGCCGGCTGCTCGATGTGCCTGGGCATGAACCCCGACCAGCTGGCGCCCGGCGAACGCTGCGCCGCGACCTCGAACCGCAATTTCGAGGGCCGCATGGGCCGCGGCGGCCGCACCCACCTGATGTCGCCGGTCATGGCGGCGGCGGCGGGCATCAAGGGCCACCTGACCGATGTGCGCGAACTGCTGGCGGAAACCGTCTGA